The following proteins come from a genomic window of Pirellula staleyi DSM 6068:
- a CDS encoding cytochrome c oxidase subunit 3 gives MSDHAHDDHGHGHLKLQYQPALPLANGKLCLWLFLSTEIMFFAGLIGAYVVIRFGAPTGSWPLPHDVHLVEWIGAINTAVLLCSSVTMVLAHHAAETNQPTIAKGWLALTLALGCLFLGVKGVEYNSKFKHGIYPSLPRSLLHEKADVYYAQAVREKLAKHRAALEKVKSESEANFTTEDQEKLNLVNALSSGMLQWAELQAAKNDDPIVRRDGLELMAEAIYPRHHKPADRELFLKKIEKEIQLAEAESKTVAAEISSIDKTLTSMTTELTTLETKQTALTEQREALAKELEALQPAPAPEATSSNQTLTESFVAADPAAEAPAAEVPAEEPKVDPALEAKIAAINEKIAAVDAETATLTEELTSKRIEAGKISESKAAREARKLALEVRAAALPIMSSPEHGLNDEHHWLMLPMKIPSGNMWASTYFLMTGFHAIHVAVGLLAFALILPMHLDNKKAHILENTGLYWHFVDLVWIFLFPMLYLF, from the coding sequence ATGAGCGATCACGCCCACGACGATCATGGCCACGGCCACCTCAAACTGCAGTATCAACCAGCGCTGCCACTTGCCAATGGCAAGCTCTGCTTGTGGCTCTTCCTGTCGACGGAAATTATGTTTTTCGCCGGCCTCATTGGTGCATATGTTGTCATCCGGTTTGGTGCTCCGACCGGATCGTGGCCACTGCCGCACGATGTGCATTTGGTGGAATGGATCGGCGCGATCAACACCGCTGTGCTCCTCTGCTCTTCGGTCACGATGGTGCTAGCGCATCACGCTGCTGAAACCAATCAGCCGACGATTGCCAAAGGTTGGCTGGCCCTCACACTGGCCCTCGGCTGTCTGTTCCTGGGCGTGAAAGGGGTCGAATACAACTCGAAGTTTAAGCACGGCATCTACCCTTCGCTGCCACGCAGCTTGTTGCACGAAAAGGCCGACGTTTATTACGCCCAAGCCGTTCGGGAAAAACTTGCGAAACACCGTGCCGCGCTCGAGAAAGTAAAGAGCGAGTCGGAAGCGAACTTCACGACGGAAGATCAAGAAAAACTGAACCTCGTGAATGCCCTTTCATCTGGGATGCTGCAATGGGCTGAACTCCAAGCGGCTAAGAATGACGATCCGATTGTCCGTCGCGACGGTCTCGAACTAATGGCTGAAGCGATCTATCCACGTCATCATAAGCCAGCCGATCGCGAACTGTTCCTGAAGAAGATTGAAAAAGAAATTCAGTTGGCCGAAGCCGAAAGTAAAACGGTCGCTGCCGAGATTTCGAGCATCGACAAAACGCTGACCAGCATGACCACGGAACTAACCACGCTCGAAACGAAACAAACAGCGCTCACCGAGCAACGTGAGGCTCTGGCTAAAGAGCTTGAAGCTCTCCAACCCGCTCCAGCACCTGAAGCAACATCGTCGAATCAAACGTTGACCGAATCGTTCGTCGCTGCGGATCCGGCTGCTGAAGCACCTGCTGCTGAAGTTCCAGCGGAGGAGCCGAAGGTCGACCCCGCACTGGAAGCTAAGATTGCAGCAATCAATGAGAAGATTGCGGCTGTCGACGCTGAGACTGCAACACTCACCGAAGAGCTGACGAGCAAACGAATTGAAGCTGGCAAAATCAGCGAATCGAAAGCGGCTCGAGAAGCTCGTAAGCTGGCTTTGGAAGTACGTGCTGCTGCCCTTCCGATCATGAGCTCTCCCGAGCATGGTCTGAACGACGAACATCACTGGCTGATGCTTCCGATGAAGATTCCCAGCGGCAATATGTGGGCCAGCACCTACTTTTTAATGACAGGCTTCCATGCGATTCACGTCGCGGTGGGGCTGCTCGCCTTTGCTCTCATCCTGCCAATGCACCTCGACAACAAGAAGGCGCATATCCTCGAGAATACAGGCCTTTACTGGCACTTTGTCGATCTCGTCTGGATCTTCCTGTTCCCAATGCTGTATCTGTTTTAA
- the cyoE gene encoding heme o synthase, whose protein sequence is MSTSTAIADSQPSALARARDFVELCKPRIATLVLFVVIASGFVATFGQADPLQLLNVSIGAVLVAASASASNHWLEQHRDARMRRTQQRPLVAGRISQWEALTFITVTLIAGIAYLIFTVGITSTIAGALTWILYVLIYTPLKIVSPTNTAVGAVAGAMPVIIGWGATGADLDWRCWALFLTLFLWQFPHFMAIAWIYREQYGRAGMKMLTVVDPSGVRAGIQSILAAIAVIPVSVLPLLSTPTPWAVAGVAVVAILGLIQLALAMWFAWRRDEISARTLMRGTLIYLPLVLLVVVVFPLL, encoded by the coding sequence ATGAGCACATCGACTGCTATCGCTGACTCGCAGCCATCTGCGCTCGCTCGAGCGCGTGATTTCGTCGAGCTCTGCAAGCCCCGCATTGCGACCCTCGTGCTCTTTGTCGTGATCGCTTCTGGTTTTGTGGCGACATTCGGCCAGGCCGATCCACTGCAACTGCTCAACGTTTCGATCGGCGCCGTTCTGGTGGCCGCCAGTGCGAGTGCGTCGAACCACTGGCTCGAACAACATCGCGATGCGCGGATGCGGCGGACCCAGCAGCGTCCGCTCGTTGCGGGACGAATTTCGCAGTGGGAAGCACTCACTTTCATCACCGTCACGCTGATCGCCGGAATTGCCTACCTGATCTTTACTGTAGGAATCACGAGCACCATTGCTGGGGCTCTCACCTGGATTCTTTACGTTCTGATTTACACACCGCTGAAGATTGTCTCTCCCACAAACACTGCGGTGGGAGCTGTTGCCGGCGCGATGCCTGTGATCATTGGCTGGGGAGCGACTGGTGCCGATCTCGATTGGCGCTGCTGGGCTCTCTTCCTGACCCTCTTTCTCTGGCAATTTCCACACTTCATGGCGATCGCCTGGATTTACCGGGAACAGTACGGCCGAGCGGGGATGAAGATGCTCACCGTTGTCGACCCGAGTGGTGTGCGAGCTGGCATTCAATCGATTCTGGCTGCGATCGCCGTGATACCGGTAAGTGTCCTTCCACTACTTTCGACACCAACCCCCTGGGCGGTTGCTGGAGTGGCTGTGGTCGCGATCCTCGGACTTATACAACTTGCTCTCGCCATGTGGTTTGCTTGGCGACGCGACGAAATTTCCGCCCGCACCTTGATGCGTGGCACACTAATTTACCTGCCCCTTGTGTTGCTTGTGGTTGTTGTGTTTCCTTTGCTGTAG
- a CDS encoding COX15/CtaA family protein encodes MKSAPAEFDAKPSLLAYALCVLLASVTFPLIWVGGLVTTYDAGMAVPDWPGTYGYNMFLYPWQTWFYGPWDLFIEHGHRLLGALAGMIAIGLVAASLVGHSPQWLRVASIAALVLVIMQGALGGARVLLDERVVATVHGCVGPGFFAYVCTLAFWIRQSRIEAATRESAVHVKSRGTVVMNLTPELVAAMKSPSATDRSEVKKLLTIVLPLAVAVALQMIVGAMVRHVPVTATAGYFKSAVLIHVVLGLVIAIQSLAIVWKLRSLAVARAFRGIATLIAAVVIVQISLGVATYVVKYAFPTILVDEAAFSSLGLSTERAVAGFTVIEKGFVQAMITTAHVANGSLLLAGVTLLASRVLVQSFSGSHLMSTKTHLPLHQGASA; translated from the coding sequence ATGAAGTCTGCCCCTGCTGAATTCGACGCGAAACCATCGCTGCTGGCGTACGCTCTCTGCGTGCTGCTGGCCAGTGTCACGTTTCCGTTGATTTGGGTAGGCGGACTGGTGACGACCTACGATGCGGGGATGGCTGTTCCCGATTGGCCAGGTACCTATGGATACAACATGTTTTTGTATCCCTGGCAAACCTGGTTCTATGGTCCTTGGGATCTGTTTATCGAGCATGGTCATCGCCTCCTCGGGGCTTTGGCTGGCATGATCGCAATAGGCCTCGTCGCAGCATCACTTGTTGGCCACTCGCCACAGTGGTTGCGAGTAGCCTCCATTGCCGCGCTTGTGCTCGTCATTATGCAAGGTGCACTTGGTGGAGCACGTGTGCTGCTCGATGAGCGAGTGGTGGCAACTGTTCACGGCTGCGTCGGACCTGGATTTTTCGCCTACGTTTGCACGCTCGCTTTTTGGATTCGCCAGAGTCGCATCGAAGCAGCGACCCGCGAGTCGGCTGTGCATGTGAAGTCTCGTGGCACTGTGGTGATGAATCTTACGCCTGAACTGGTCGCTGCGATGAAATCTCCCTCAGCCACCGATCGCTCAGAAGTAAAGAAGCTACTAACCATTGTGCTGCCGCTGGCAGTTGCTGTTGCTTTGCAGATGATTGTCGGTGCAATGGTTAGGCACGTCCCTGTGACTGCGACAGCGGGTTACTTCAAATCAGCAGTACTGATTCACGTTGTGCTCGGGTTGGTGATTGCAATTCAGTCACTGGCGATCGTCTGGAAACTTCGTTCACTGGCAGTCGCCCGAGCATTTCGAGGCATCGCTACATTGATCGCTGCTGTTGTGATTGTGCAAATCAGTCTTGGTGTTGCCACATACGTTGTGAAGTACGCCTTCCCCACAATCCTGGTCGATGAAGCTGCTTTCAGCTCGCTCGGTCTTTCTACCGAACGGGCTGTAGCCGGTTTTACGGTAATCGAAAAAGGATTCGTGCAGGCGATGATCACCACAGCTCATGTGGCTAATGGTTCGCTACTGCTGGCCGGTGTCACACTGCTCGCTTCGAGAGTGCTGGTGCAAAGCTTCAGCGGCAGCCACTTGATGTCGACTAAGACGCATCTTCCGCTTCACCAAGGAGCCAGCGCATGA
- a CDS encoding cbb3-type cytochrome c oxidase subunit I produces MSSTVIGAHDAKGHDAGMSVGEFVRTYVFSLDHKIIGLQFLFSTLLWFLVGGLLALGIRWQLAWPWTDMPIIGRMLFSAEGGQISPEFYTTLFTMHATVMIFFVIIPILAGAFGNYLIPLMIGADDMAFPTLNMLSYWFMWPAFFCIGMSFLWPPYGAGGGWTSYPPLSVVWDAAPGSHWPQTLWLLGITWVGVSSMMGSVNYMTTIIQMRAPGLTMFRLPMTIWGMFITAILQAFALPVLTAAGFMQLTDRMIGTGFFLPEGLQVNNSEMATGGGQPILWQHLFWFYSHPAVYIMILPAMGMVSDILACFSRKPLFGYKPMVYSISGIAGLGFIVWGHHMFVSGMNPMLGMTFMVSTMMIALPSAVKVFNWLGTLWGGKISFTTPMLFSLSFVSMFVIGGLSGIFMAATPVDIFIHDTYFIVAHFHYVLFGGTAMAVFGAIYFWFPKMFGRMMDENLGKVHFFLTFIFLNGTFFTMHILGAVGFPRRLADPYEYETFRHLLPLNQFMTICAIGMVSCQAIFAFNFIRSIFYGTPVGRNPWGANSLEWMAPSPPGHGNFDFQPVVYRGPYEYGSPEVDTDFYPQTQPPPADPAKRVKVEHH; encoded by the coding sequence ATGAGCTCAACAGTTATTGGGGCCCATGATGCCAAGGGGCATGATGCAGGCATGTCGGTCGGTGAATTCGTAAGGACTTACGTCTTTTCGCTCGACCATAAAATCATTGGTTTGCAGTTCCTTTTCTCCACGCTACTGTGGTTCCTCGTTGGCGGTTTGCTCGCCCTGGGGATTCGCTGGCAGCTGGCGTGGCCTTGGACAGACATGCCGATCATCGGTCGGATGCTCTTCTCGGCGGAAGGTGGTCAGATCTCGCCGGAGTTCTACACCACCCTGTTCACCATGCATGCCACCGTGATGATCTTTTTTGTGATCATCCCGATTCTCGCTGGCGCATTTGGAAACTATCTCATCCCGCTGATGATCGGCGCTGATGATATGGCGTTCCCTACACTCAACATGCTCAGCTACTGGTTCATGTGGCCCGCGTTTTTCTGCATCGGCATGAGCTTCCTCTGGCCACCTTATGGTGCCGGTGGTGGTTGGACGTCGTATCCACCTCTGTCGGTTGTCTGGGATGCAGCGCCTGGTAGCCACTGGCCGCAAACGCTGTGGCTCCTCGGCATCACTTGGGTGGGTGTGTCGTCGATGATGGGTTCGGTGAACTACATGACCACCATCATTCAGATGCGTGCTCCTGGCCTCACCATGTTCCGCCTCCCCATGACCATTTGGGGCATGTTCATCACGGCCATTCTGCAGGCGTTTGCACTTCCTGTGCTCACAGCCGCCGGCTTCATGCAGCTCACCGATCGGATGATCGGTACCGGCTTCTTCCTGCCGGAAGGCTTGCAGGTTAACAACTCGGAGATGGCTACTGGTGGCGGACAGCCTATTCTGTGGCAGCATCTTTTCTGGTTCTACTCGCACCCTGCTGTGTACATCATGATCCTTCCCGCGATGGGAATGGTCTCGGACATCCTCGCTTGCTTCTCCCGTAAACCACTGTTCGGCTACAAACCGATGGTGTATTCGATTTCGGGAATTGCAGGCCTCGGATTTATCGTATGGGGTCACCATATGTTCGTCTCGGGCATGAATCCAATGCTCGGCATGACATTCATGGTCTCGACGATGATGATCGCCCTCCCCAGCGCTGTGAAAGTGTTCAACTGGCTCGGTACGCTCTGGGGTGGCAAGATCTCGTTCACTACTCCGATGCTGTTCTCGCTGTCGTTCGTCTCGATGTTTGTGATCGGTGGTCTGTCGGGCATCTTCATGGCCGCGACCCCTGTCGATATCTTCATCCACGACACCTACTTCATCGTGGCCCACTTCCACTATGTTCTCTTTGGTGGAACAGCGATGGCAGTGTTTGGAGCGATCTACTTTTGGTTCCCCAAGATGTTCGGCCGGATGATGGACGAGAATCTCGGCAAGGTTCACTTCTTCCTGACCTTCATCTTCCTTAACGGCACGTTTTTCACGATGCATATCCTGGGTGCTGTTGGTTTCCCACGTCGTTTGGCAGATCCCTACGAATACGAAACCTTCCGTCACCTCCTGCCACTCAATCAGTTCATGACCATTTGTGCCATTGGCATGGTGAGCTGTCAGGCGATTTTTGCATTCAATTTCATTCGCAGCATTTTCTACGGTACTCCCGTAGGTCGTAACCCTTGGGGTGCGAACTCGCTGGAATGGATGGCGCCAAGTCCTCCTGGACACGGCAACTTTGACTTCCAGCCTGTTGTTTATCGTGGTCCTTATGAGTACGGATCTCCCGAAGTCGATACCGACTTTTATCCTCAAACTCAGCCGCCACCTGCCGACCCTGCCAAGCGGGTGAAGGTCGAGCATCACTAG
- the coxB gene encoding cytochrome c oxidase subunit II produces MGRFWSLFFLMVPILGVGIFAWAMADLWPLQGHWLPENINDHGKVIDNLFMFILYLTGIIFVGTGVALFWFLWKYDVATNTKPIEYTHGSHTLEVVWSIIPAAALLFIAIYQMNAWADAKMRRPQLADGSPKPAIAEVTGRQFEWRIRYAGADGVVGTPDDVLTVNELRVPANEEIVLAIKSQDVLHSFFLPNLRLKQDVVPGMKQFVWFRANKTGVYDIVCAELCGWGHYKMRGRITVQSRADFDEWLAQAYRDQNVAEFTAESGEGE; encoded by the coding sequence GTGGGACGTTTTTGGAGCCTGTTCTTTTTGATGGTTCCGATCCTCGGCGTAGGCATCTTTGCCTGGGCGATGGCCGACCTATGGCCTCTCCAAGGACATTGGCTACCCGAGAACATCAACGATCACGGTAAAGTGATCGACAACCTCTTCATGTTCATCCTCTACCTCACGGGGATCATTTTCGTTGGTACCGGCGTTGCGCTCTTCTGGTTCCTCTGGAAGTACGACGTCGCCACCAACACCAAGCCGATCGAATACACTCACGGCAGCCACACCCTGGAAGTGGTCTGGTCGATCATTCCGGCTGCTGCACTGCTTTTCATCGCTATTTACCAGATGAACGCTTGGGCCGATGCCAAGATGCGACGCCCACAACTCGCCGATGGTTCCCCCAAGCCAGCCATCGCTGAAGTTACCGGACGGCAGTTTGAATGGCGGATTCGTTACGCTGGCGCTGATGGAGTTGTCGGTACCCCCGACGATGTCCTGACTGTTAACGAACTACGTGTCCCTGCGAATGAAGAAATCGTTTTAGCTATTAAGAGCCAAGATGTGCTCCACAGCTTCTTCCTCCCCAACCTTCGTCTGAAGCAAGACGTTGTTCCGGGCATGAAGCAATTCGTCTGGTTCCGGGCCAACAAGACCGGTGTCTACGACATCGTTTGTGCGGAACTTTGCGGCTGGGGTCACTACAAAATGCGTGGCCGAATCACTGTTCAATCTCGAGCCGACTTCGATGAGTGGCTCGCTCAAGCATACCGCGATCAGAACGTTGCAGAATTCACTGCAGAGTCGGGAGAAGGGGAATGA
- a CDS encoding cytochrome c, whose amino-acid sequence MSATRLSIAASLMLAFAFAGCGSPAPQFRRYETYALKVEKAKEVEFKEEQRADIDLTLAAFFGTPDDPALPALADVDPATVMNLPLLKMSAGKVGSDELNRPEGLYREHCAHCHGVTGDGAGPTAAFLNPYPRDYRKGWFKFKSTKVGTKPTHDDLKKILLEGIPGTAMPSFKLLTDQEVESLVHYVKYLAIRGETERKLLEYAADLEPDARLVSVPGEKSSAEERAAAVEQIDAVKTIVTDIVSAWATSAESLTSAPVSARPETTEAELAESQKRGRELFYGAVANCAKCHGDSALGDGQLTDYDEWTKEFMDASDPAAIQDYVALGLPEPRNIRPRNLRQGVFRGGMRPLDIYWRIRNGIEGTPMPAASMKIEGDANSKGLTENDIWDIVNYVQSLPYESISDPRQADPINARERM is encoded by the coding sequence ATGAGTGCCACGCGCCTTAGTATCGCTGCCAGCCTGATGTTGGCTTTTGCCTTCGCCGGTTGCGGATCACCCGCTCCGCAGTTCCGTCGCTATGAGACCTATGCCTTGAAGGTCGAAAAAGCGAAGGAAGTCGAGTTCAAAGAAGAACAGCGGGCTGATATCGACCTGACACTCGCGGCGTTCTTCGGCACGCCTGATGATCCAGCGCTCCCTGCACTGGCGGATGTCGATCCAGCAACCGTCATGAATTTGCCGCTGCTGAAAATGTCGGCAGGCAAGGTGGGTAGCGACGAACTCAATCGCCCTGAAGGTCTTTACCGCGAACACTGCGCCCATTGCCACGGTGTCACCGGCGACGGCGCGGGCCCAACAGCTGCGTTCCTCAACCCCTACCCACGCGACTATCGCAAAGGGTGGTTCAAGTTCAAATCGACGAAGGTGGGCACCAAGCCTACCCACGACGACCTGAAGAAGATCTTGCTCGAAGGTATTCCGGGAACGGCCATGCCATCGTTCAAGCTCCTCACCGATCAGGAAGTGGAATCGCTGGTGCACTACGTGAAGTACTTAGCCATTCGAGGCGAGACGGAGCGTAAACTGCTGGAATATGCTGCCGACCTCGAACCTGATGCTCGCCTCGTGAGCGTACCCGGCGAGAAGTCTTCGGCTGAAGAGCGTGCTGCTGCCGTCGAACAGATCGACGCCGTGAAAACGATTGTCACCGATATCGTTAGCGCATGGGCAACCTCGGCTGAATCGCTCACATCAGCCCCTGTCAGTGCACGCCCCGAAACCACCGAAGCTGAACTAGCTGAGTCTCAGAAACGTGGTCGCGAACTGTTCTACGGAGCGGTTGCCAACTGCGCAAAATGCCACGGCGATTCGGCCCTGGGAGATGGTCAGCTCACCGACTACGACGAATGGACTAAAGAGTTCATGGACGCCAGCGATCCAGCTGCCATCCAGGATTATGTCGCTCTGGGACTTCCCGAACCTCGCAACATCCGTCCACGCAACCTTCGTCAAGGAGTTTTCCGAGGCGGCATGCGTCCCCTCGATATCTACTGGCGGATTCGCAATGGGATCGAGGGAACACCGATGCCCGCAGCTTCGATGAAAATCGAAGGGGACGCCAACTCGAAGGGTCTTACTGAAAACGACATCTGGGACATCGTGAACTACGTCCAGTCGCTCCCTTACGAATCGATCAGTGATCCCCGACAAGCAGATCCGATCAACGCCCGCGAGCGAATGTAG